tgttcttttgtagttttgcatagttttcactcagtcattctcacacacacagattcacacatccatgcactttacatacaccttacattaTGATACTTCCACACCTCATTTACTTTTCTTAGTTTAAAGTTAATAGTTTTGTTTacaataaagattttttttatttattggcCTAGACCTGTTGTTCCCGTCCCCTCATTTTTACCACAGGCTATGAGCCGGCCTGTGACAATCTCTTCAGAGAAACTGTCCTCAAGTCCAAGACAGAAACCAACATGATCTGGTGATCTGTCAGCAAGAAACCAATCAAATCTATATTGGCTTCCACATGTGACTGCTCCCCCAGACCCTTGTAAACAAAACGGAATGGGCATACATGTCATGAACTGCTcaccatatactgtatatccagTGATCGAGACGACAGCTCTTCCTCTACTTACTGTGGAAATGTATCACGTCTTCATTTACATCTTCTCTGAAATTGAGTTAATTTCATCCACACAATCCATTCTCCTCCTTCAAACATACTTATCTATTGTGAAGTGGATCTGCAGCTTCTCCTTGACCATGACCTTCAGCTCAGACTCCCTGGGGTTGTGTGAAAGAAGGCCTGACCTGACTGCAGTAGAATAGTCCCATTGAACAGACCAGAACCAACCGGCCTATTGTCCTGGATGGGCAGCTGCTGATCCCAGGAGGATGTTGGAATGACCAACGAACCCTGAAACCCCAGCAGGATTAGGAGCGCTCCCTAAAGTGTCAGTTACTGGGAGGGATGAGTACATTTACAGGCTGGAAGAGAGCTGTAGAACAATAGAATAGTGTTGTGGATGAGGCATGGATTGATGGTTGGTCTGTAACAGGGTTAACTTTCATTCCTCTAAGGTTATCCGAATGCTAAGGTAAAGGTCACAGATACAATATGTAGAAGAAATTGTGTATTTGATGGGCAATATTTAAATTGAAATCAACTTTAATTTTGGTAATTTACGTCAGGGATATCTTATCCAAATGGGTTTAGAAGAGATTACTTGACATGGGCGAGATGTCTCACTGACTGACACAGGGATtccagagccctgacttgaaaGGAGTCCCTAGTTCTCAGGCTTCCACAACGTAACTGGAGCCGAGGCACAGTGTGACATCCATAAGGTTTAACCAAGTGTGGTTGCACAACAGTATAGTACACACTGATCTGGAATGTACTCAATGCACTGCTTATCATACAGTAtgatatcacacacacatatacactacccttcaaaagtttggggtcacttagaaatgtccttgttttgaaagaaaatcaattttttgtccattaacatagtgtagacattgtagctggaaatggcagattttctATGGACTATATACATAGGTGTACAAAGGCCCAttaccagcaaccatcactcctgtaatccaatggcacgttgtgttagctaatccaagtttataattttaaaagactaattgatcattagaaaacccttttgtaattgttagcacagctgaaaactgttgtcctgattaaagaagcaataaaactggccttctttagactagttgagtatctggagcatcagcatttgtgggtttgattacaggctcaaaatgtccagaaacaaagagctttcttcagaaactcgtcagtctattcttgttctgagaaatgaaagctatcccatgcgagaaattgccaagaaactgaagatctcgtacaaccctgtgtactactcccttcacagaacagagcaaactgtctctaaccagaatagaaagagtgggaggccccggtgcataactgagcaagaggacaagtacatggagtgtgtagtttgagaaacagacgcttcacaagtcctcaactggtagcttcattaaatagtacccgcaaaacaccagtctcaacgtcaacagtgaagaggcgactctgggatgctggccttctaagcagagttgcaaagaaaaagccatatctcagactggcaaataaaagaaaagattaagatgggcaaaataatcactggacactttaataaatgggtCACTAGTCTCTTTAAACAATGTCAATTCATATTGCTACTTTAATCATGTTTGCATATCtgacattactcatatcacattgTAGCGGTTTTCtttggaccaaagcgcagcgtggttagtgttcaacatgtttaataaagaccataaacgtgaacactacaaaataccaaaacaacaaatgtgaaaaaaccaaaacagtcctatctggtgcatagacacaaagacagaaggcaaccacccacaaaacaaaacaggctacctaaatatggttaccaatcagagacaatgactaacacctgcctctgattgagaaccatatcaggccaaacatagaaatgggaaaactagacacacaacatagaatgcccactcagctcacatcctgaccaacactaaaacaaagaaaacacaaaagaactatggtcagaacgtgacacacatgtgcagttgaagtcggaagtttatatacacttaggttggagtaattaaagctaatttttcaaccactccacaaatttcttgataagaaactatagttttggcaagtcggttagaacatctactttgagcatgacacaaataattgttacaacaattgttaacagacagattatttcacaaatccagtgggtcagaggtttacatacactacgttgactgtggctttaaacagctcggaaaattccatacaattgtgtcatggctttagaagcttctgataggctaattgacatcatttgagtcaattggaggtgtacctgtggatgaatttcaaggcctaccttcaaactcagtgcctctttgcttgacatcatgggaaaatacaaaagaaatcagccaagacctcagaaaataaattgtagacctccacaagtctggttcatccttgggagcaatttcgaaatgcctgaaggtaccactttcgtcagtacaaacaatagtacgcaagtataaacaccatgggatcacgcagcagtcataccactcaggaaggagacgcgttctgtctcctagagatgaacgtactttggtgtgaaaagtgcaaatgaatcccagaacaacagcaaaggaccttgtgaagatgctggaggaaacaggtacaaaagtatctatatccacagtaaaacgagtcctatatcgacataacctgaaaggccgctcagcaaggaagaagccactgctccaaaaccaccataaaaaagacagactacggtttgcaactgcacattgggacaaagattgtactttttggagaattgtcctctggtctgatgaaacaaaaatagaactgttcggcgATAATGACCATTTGAAGTTAAAAGGGGGAGGCTtttaagccgaagaacaccatcacaaccgtgaagcacgggggtggcagcatcatgttctgggggtgctttgctacaggagggactggtgcacttcacaaaatagatggcatcatgaggagggataTTGTgactatattgaagcaacatctcaagacatcagtcaggaagttaaagcttggtcgcaaatgggcttTCCcgaatgaacaatgaccccaagcataatggctttaggacagcaaagtcaaggtattggagtggccatcacaaagccctgaactcaatcctatagaaaatgtgtgggcagaactgaaaaactgtgcgcgagcaaggaggcctacaaacctgactccgttacaccagctctgtcaggaggaatgggccaaaattcacccaacttattgtgggaagcttgtggaaggctacccaaaacgtttgacccaagttaaacaattgaaaggcaatgctaccaaatactaattgagtgtatgtaaacttctgacccactgggaatgtgatgaaagaagtaaaaactgaaataaataattatctactattattctgacatttcacattcttaaaataaagtggtgatcctaactgacctaagacagggaattattacGAGGATTAaaggtcaggaattgtgaaaaactgagtttaaatgttgaagtcgtaagtttacatacaccttaaccaaatatatttaaactcagtttttcacaattcctgacatttaatcctcgtaaaaatgccctgtattaggtcagttaggatcaccactttaatttaagaatgtgaaatgtcaggataatagtagagagaatgatttacttcagcttgtatttctttcatcacattcccagtgggtcagaagtttacatacactcaattagtatttggtagcatgatgtcaattagcctatcagaagatcctgaagccatgacataattttctggaatttttcaagctgtttaaaggcacagtcaacttctgtatgtagacttctgacctcctggaattgtgatacggtgaaataatctgtctgtaaacaattgttggaaaaatgacttgcgtcatgcacaaagtacagtagatgtcctaaccgacttgccaaaactatagttttttaacaaaagatttgttgagtggttgaaaaacaagttttagtgactccaatctaagtgtatgtaaacttccgacttcaactctactgtattttataccatctactgcaacttgccgctcagccatcgctcatccatatacttatatgtacatattctcattcacccctttagatttgtgtgtattaggtagttgctgGGAATTGTTAgaatacttgttagatattactgcactgttggaactagaagcacaagcatttcgctacactcaaattaacatttgctaaccatgtgtatgtgagcaataaaattagatttgaagaacacagagactggacagaggaactctgcctagaaggccagcatcccagagtcgcctcttcactgttgacgttgagccttgtgttttgcggttactatttaaggaagctgccagaatccacaaatgctgatactccagatattcaactagtctaaagaaggccagttttattgcttctttaatcagaacaacagatttcagctgtgctaacataattgcaaaataattttctaatgatcaattagccttttaaaagataaacttggattagctaattgccattggatcacaggagtgacggttgctgataatgggcctctgtacgcctatgtagattttccataaaaaatctggCGTTTCCAGCTTTAACAGTCATTTACAagattaacaatatctacactgtttttctgatcaatttgatgttttttttaatgaacaaaaaatgtgcttttctttcaaaaacaaggacatttctaagtgaccacaaacttttgaatggtagtgtacatagacacacacacacacacacacacacatacatgcacggcacacacacacacataatagtTTCATAAATGTTCAGGTAACCCCAACGCTAATACTATAAATGGTAAACATAGGCCAAAAGGGTGACAAAACTATACTTGGCTAATTTCTTGGCACATGTCATGGATACCATATCTCCAGGCAGAAACAGGAGCCCCCAGCGACCACTAGTATCCCAGCTGAGAGAAGCAGACTTTGCAGATCGTAGAAAAAAAATGTCACATAGCAAAAAGGCCACATAGCACCACTGAGAAGACTTTCATCTATTTTATGGATTTAAGATGAATGAGTCCCAGATCTATTTATAATGCCTAGATATCACGCGTGTCATTTTGACTGCACATTCATATCTATTTATGATCGGACATGGCACAAGTTACAACTGCACTTAACCATTCTCTAGGATATGTTTCTTTTAAATGTCATAATCTATACTGTAGAATTTCAGCCTACAGTAGGTTGGGAATTGAGCTTAAAAGTTGAAAGGTTTTGATAAGACTAGTCAACAAGAACGAATatactttattattattattagttatgAACATAATGTTTTTGGAACTTTGCAAGTCAGTTGAGGGCCAATATATGTTCCACTTAGGGGAGCCAACTTATTGGGGAGGGCCTGAAGATTACATTGACAGTTAGTTACCTTGCAGGTTGAGAATGTTACCGTTTCACTGTGAAACAGATATTGAAAACACCTGTCGTAAGTTTGAAGTGACGTTTTAACTTTCATTGAGAGGTGTTAACGCTTATTTATTTTCTACACAAACTCGCTTGGTAGTAAAAAACCCCATTGAGAAAAAAAGGTTGATGCACTGCGACAGCTAAGCGCTGGATAGAGTTTCAGTTTCTATATATAAGCCTGGTGACTTGTGTCACTGGGCTATTTAAATGCCATGCAGTGTCCCACTGTCAAAACATAGGCCGTGCGAGGGTACAACAGTATGGTGGAACTTTTTGAGACCAACACTTATTTCTTCAACGATCTGCGCTATCTCGAGGGAGATCATGGACCATTGCAGCACTTGGACATGGCGGGGGTGTCCCCTTTGTACCACGGGAATGACAGCCCGTTGTCACCTGGGGGGGATCCGTCCGAGACTGGATGTGACAGCAGCGGAGAGGAGCATGTCCTCGCACCCCCTGGTCTTCAGCCACACTGCGAGGGACAGTGCCTCATCTGGGCTTGTAAGGTTTGTAAAAGAAAGTCTGCACCAACCGACAGGCGCAAAGCGGCCACTCTCAGGGAAAGAAGGCGGCTCAAGAAGATCAATGAAGCATTTGATGCGTTGAAGAAAAAGACCGTGCCCAATCCGAACCAGCGGCTGCCCAAAGTGGAGATTTTACGCAGCGCCATAAACTACATCGAGCAATTGCAGGACCTGCTGCATACACTGGATGAGCAAGAAAAAACGCCTCAAAATGGCTCATATAACTATAACGTGAAAGAACACCATGTAAGCTTCATTTGAGTAGTATTTGCATCTGCATTTTTTATGTCACTTTATGCATACAATAATTTGCTTTACACTTAAAGGGAACATTTCCATAATGAGAAATATCTTACTGTGCATTATACTTGTAGGCCTACTACTTTGTATAATAACACGTGTGTTAGTAGACACTTAAgctaatatatgtgtgtgtacatgaagGCGTCCAATAAGGAGTACCATTGGAAGAAGAACTGTCAAAACTGGCAGACCTCAGCTGATCATTCCAATGCACCAATGACGAATCAGAGAGAAGGTTGGTGCCAATTATGAACAGTAAATTAAATCTAAATTGCTATTTTACAACTCATCAACTGATTGTACATCTTATATATTTGATTTCTATATTTCAGGCTTCACGGAGTCTTCAGCGTCCACCAGCCTTCTTCGCCTGTCATCAATCGTTGACAGTATATCAAGTGAAGAGAAACCGACTTGCAACGAAGAAGTCTCAGAAAAATAAATCATGATTTATTGGAATTTTGTAGCCTGTATAAGCGACGTCAGCATTTCATATTTCCATTGTCTATTTCGAAATTATTTTCATTTCTTTATTCATATGTTTTAGTTTCCATTTACTTATATTCATTTGTGCAAATTAACGGGCATTTTGTAGtcaatgttttcttttaaattgtATGAATGGTCAATATTTTCTTTCTAAAGTATGACAACAATGGAACTATAATATTTTATTTCCAAATGGACATTTGATAATTGTAAATATTTTATAATATATTAACAACTTAATTTATTTTACATATAAAAGGCAGAAACACAACCTCAAGAGATTCATTGTTGTATTTGAGTATTTATATATGAACTGACCAATAAATAAATTGTAAGCATTGTATCTTACAAGGCATCTACACGTTTTGTTTTGTTCATCACTATCTATGcacttcattatttattttaaatactTGTCAGGTATTTTAAGGCAATTTTAGTTTTTACACATTTTGATATAAAAACAAATTACATTTTGTACACTATATCGCCTTGACAcatgtagtataatatagtatcaCGAAAACCATGCATTTAAAACCTCAGGTATTAATTTTTGAATTATCCTATGTCGTACCAGTTTTTTTAATTAGACTTGACTCCAAATACTATAGCTTAATGTATGCTGTATTGGTACTTAAGGTAGGTCATACTGTGTTCAACCTCTTTGCATGTCATGTCATTCTTATTATGTGACAATCTTTCAGCCATACCTTTCAGGTCTCATAATGATATCCGAGAATATCCCTAATGTCCCCACTAACCCACTTGATCATGTGGAATTTGAATAGAGATGTGGCACTGTACATGCAAGCATCAGCCACAAGTTCCCCCAGTATTCGTGGGTATTAGAAGACCATAAAATCCAACGGGACCTGAAATAGCCTGGGCTCCTTTCTTTGTTCCAGCTGGCAGAGAGCTAGCCTGGTCCACTTCAGTAGCGTTACATTtacgttttagtcatttagcagacgctcttatgcaGAGCGAATTACAATTAGTGTGTCCATCTTaggatagctaggtgagacaaccacatttcACAGTCGTAGCAAGTATATTTTACCTCATAAAGTAGTTAGCAAAGTCGGTGCTATTCGGAAAATAATgtattataaaaatatatattattaaatattattactattgttattttactagtattattattttGTCACCTCTAAACTCAGATATGCTTCGACATGGAAACTTGGCCAGGAGGCAAGGGTGCAAAGCCCTCAGTGATAATGCAGCCATCTTTTAGGTCCTAATTCATGATCGCTTGTTTGATCATGCACATTAGCACAACGTTTACACATAGTTTATACGGGACTCCCTGAATGTATGTTTGATATGATGATCTCTTTCTCCTACATGTTGACTTGGGGAGTGCTACTTGTTTATGATCCCACAGTGCATTGCTGTGCTGACCTAACCCTGCATCACAGTGAgcactgctcctctccctctcaggtcTCTGTGGCTGACACACTGCCCTGCTGACCCCTGTGTGTCCAGCCTGGTGTCATAGACTAGTCATAACATAatattagccacaacaaattggaatttgtaacatatcagaAGAATTGTAAATTCAAAACATAACTTGTCATCTGACTTGTAATACGTAaaatatcatacgaattgtaatttgtaacatataataaGAAATGGATGATGAACATCCAGAAATTAACACGTCATACCAAACGTAAAATATCATCCTAATTTCAGCGTACCAGATTttttgtttactatgttacgtccaCCCGAATCCAGGTTGTTTTGTCTGCCTTTCCCTCAGCCCTCACACAAATgtaagcatacacacacacacacacacacctcacactgactcatgaccccaagcacacacacaacttattagtGACTCATCCAACAGTCATTTGAAAAAGAGGCCATAATAGAGATGCACTAGGGTCTCTGTGgggtgttgtttttgtattgcaGCTGAGTACATTCAAATTGATTAACCTTACAGTCTTTGTATAAAGGCGTAAAAGGCTTTAGGGTAGGGTACGTTTTGGGTGATTTCTCAAAACAGCAGATTGCATATCCAATGTACCAACCTTTATCCAAATCACAATGTCAAACCACCCACGCTCCTATTTCTAGTGGGATTAAACATAGATTTAATGAGCACTTCAGTGATGCCCGATACAGTAAGTACTATCAAAGGATATAGGGCCTGTACTTCAAAGTCCCTTCACATCTTTCCTTTTACTTCTGACTCTCTCACTGAACCAAACTGAAACTagatagctccaacagtaatgtTGTTTTAATGGGATCGAAGCAGCTTTCTCACAGTGAGTTTGTGAGCCTGTTTCCCAGTGTCCATGAGAATTGTCCAGCGTCTTCCTTCCAAAATGAGTTCTAAGGCTCTCCTAGATCCCACCAAATGACCTTGTCAATCTACTGTTTGTTTTTGGATAATATCGTTGATATGTTTGACCAAAATCTACCACCTGCTCAACATTGAGACCTAAACCTTGGGAAAATAGCAATTACCACCTTTATGTTGAGAGGGACGTAATTTCTTTGGGACCTGTTATTTTAAGATTTAGATGCGAATTGATCATTCTGGGGTTTAATAGATGTGATTCCTATGCTAATGTCTATGATTAGTGTCTTATTTATGTATAATACAGTCTTTATAAGTTAAGTGTTAGAGATGCAATTGTTTAATCCTCTCTCTGGGTGTTTTAAATGGAGGATAAGTGcagtatgatgtattatcacCATTTGACTTGTTAGTAGACAACATCGGCCTGCAATTTTACAGAGATTTCCTTGTCATTTATGATGCTATTGAAATGGATTTTGCTGTGAAGGATGTGTTTAAAAAGTCGAGGCCGATGAAAGGGGAGATTTTATAGTGGAGGATCAGCCTTTGGGAGAAATGCCTTGATTTATCTGGCTTTCCTAGAATATCCTGCTATGAAATGATTCCCTGCAACATTGTAGTTGGCAGCACACTGCAGCTCCCTGCCAGACAAGTGGTGTTGCCAATCAAAAACCCTTGTCATGTGATATGATCTAATGCACccattaaagtaactgtccagtgaaagtctcacttttaaaagttcatattctgttaactcatactgAAATAATCTTACTCATACCCAaataactcatacccaaataattgTTGACTCATCCAATACTCGCATTTGTGGCCAAAGCCTAAATTGGACAAAAAAAATACTTCAACAACCCCACCTCAAACTTCTATCTCAAACAGACCATGTAAAgaatgcttgctatttcctcatagagtATGATGTCATACtcctgaggaggatgagctggccaatcagtggtctaaaggaggatgagctggccaatcggCGGTCTACTTGCATGAATATTTTTAATGCTCAcattaatatttttaatgaccggTATATGCCCAAAACATTCTATTGCTgaggtacacccacaccattccaacacagtaAAGATGATTTTTAACATACATAATTACActttttggaaggaaaactatttcactcatattgtaaccAAAAGttggtcatatttcatagaaatgtgAAAACACTAGACAGTTACTTTAAGAAATGGGCTTCCCACCATATATAAAAACAAACATTGGTTAAGTGGAAAAGTGAAATACTATACATGAAGGATTATATAAAGTGTGATTTAAATTATTGTATCAGTCTGAAACATGTCGTTCATCAGACAAAATTGAGATGATTTGTCACCATACTCTACATCTTTCAGAAATATAACAAAAATACGTTTCCATCTATGGCATATAGAATCTGTGGTAAATAAACCTTTATGGAACATTTTATATATGACCCCTATGGAGATAAGAGGGGCACAACATCACATGAAATCAAAGCTTAAGCAAGTTTAGAAGAAATAAGGGTTTCACGTGAGGGGAAAGGGACATTAAATCCCAGCTAATGCCCTACACTTAACTCTGCCTCTGACCCCCGACAACAACTCTGGAATAGAGGCGATAAAAAACAAACCCCCTAGTTCCCAAGAGACACCACTAGCACTTCAGATCACAGAGCCAGAGTGAGTGTGTACAACGACTGGAGCAGCGCATTGGCTTCTGCTAAATGTATCGCCACTAACACCATATGCTGGTGCAATCGTATCCTATAGGCTCAATTAGCTGTCGGTTGTTACCAGGTTTTCTCCTTGTCCATATTGTTGGGGATTGTTCACAGTCAATATAGCCTTTGATCTCAACCGCAGCATCGAGGGCCAGGCTCATGCCAATGTCTTCTTCAGCTGTGCGCAATACAAACTCGGGCCGCAATTCAGTGGCAGGTACTAGAGTGTTTTCTTAGGTGTGCGCGGTTCCCAGAGATAGAGGAGGACAAACGTTTTGACACGTTGTGAGAAATATCCACATTGTATCCTTGTAGGGTGTCAACAAACACAACGCTCGAATAATTACTCCGACGACTGAAACAGGCAGCTCATCATGGCTATTCATCAGTGTTTGTTCTAGTTAGTTTCTCATACGTTATTAGGCTATGCACATGTTGTTCGGGCGCAAGCCGCCTCTTTCGAGACGCAGCTTAAATAATGAATATAGCATGCTTATTAACATGTATTACAAGCCGAATGTTTTAAAAGTTAACACAATTGTAATGCCAGATTTCTAATTTTATTGAGTCAAATTTATCAAGGATACAATGCGATACAGGTCTTTTAAGAGGGGCGTCAAAACTATACATTATTAGACATTGAGACCTTTCCAGGTGCAACAagtacagtgctgtgaaaaagtatttgcccccttcctgatttcttatttttttgcacatttgtcacacttaaatgtttcagatcatcaaagaatgtttaatattacacaaagattacccaagtaaacacaaaat
Above is a genomic segment from Oncorhynchus clarkii lewisi isolate Uvic-CL-2024 chromosome 33, UVic_Ocla_1.0, whole genome shotgun sequence containing:
- the LOC139392752 gene encoding myogenic factor 6-like, which produces MVELFETNTYFFNDLRYLEGDHGPLQHLDMAGVSPLYHGNDSPLSPGGDPSETGCDSSGEEHVLAPPGLQPHCEGQCLIWACKVCKRKSAPTDRRKAATLRERRRLKKINEAFDALKKKTVPNPNQRLPKVEILRSAINYIEQLQDLLHTLDEQEKTPQNGSYNYNVKEHHASNKEYHWKKNCQNWQTSADHSNAPMTNQREGFTESSASTSLLRLSSIVDSISSEEKPTCNEEVSEK